The Choloepus didactylus isolate mChoDid1 chromosome 16, mChoDid1.pri, whole genome shotgun sequence genomic interval AGAGCACTgggcccccaccccagggctgaGCACCCTCCCCCGAGCGTGCTGGGCTCCTCGGCAGCAGCCGGGAAAACATCACGTCTGGTCTTTGCTCACTCTTCCCCAGATTGGCACAAGTGGGGCTGATGGCTCACGTCACAAAGGCACTTTGTGCTCTGCTGCCTTTTTTTCGGTGGAACAACTCCTCCTTGTATTTCTTCACTTTTCTGGTGGTGAGCACTCTCCCCCATAAATATGACGGAACAGGTGTTGCTCGGCTCCTAACTGAGTTTCCAGCTGTCCTCCTCCGACACAGACCAGGCAAAATCTGTTGTTCCGTCCTTTTAGGCAGACTGAAGAACCATCGAGCCCGAGATGGAGGCCTTCCTTGCAGGATATGGCAGTTTTGCTGCCAGAAGATGGTCGGGAAAGCCTGGCTGGCTAACAAAGACAGGCCTTCAGCGGCTGGGTGTAGTTCCAGTCCTGCATCCCCTTTGGCAGAAGCACAGAGACTGCTGCGGGGTGGCCAGccagcaaaattaggaaataaggACCTCTTTTATTTACTCAGGCTGCTGAATCATGGGCATTCCTGTCTGCTTGGAGAAAAGTCAGGCGGCTCTACTTTCCACTGCAAGTCTCAGGAGTGCTGGAGACTTTCATCTCAGAGTGTTCACACACTTGTTTTAATGTGCTTTATGGAAATGGTGAAATGCAGCAAGTACAGTTGCCGTAGAAAAACATCTGCACTAACTATGCACACACATTTGCATCTTTAAATAGACTTTTAGGCTGTGGAGCTGGTTTCCAGCAAAGTTTTTTTCAGCTCTGCGGGCTCCATCTCTCCCAGAGTCAGCGAGTGTGAAGTGACttattccaaaaattaaaatttaacatggaCATGTTAAGTACTTCACATTGAAATGCAGAAAACTTGCCATAACACTGAGAGACATTCCCTGTAAGTAGCACTTAGTGagttccagaagggaaaaaagagtGCCAGTTGATTCAGAAACTGGTGTTGAAAGAATTCTCCATAGTTTCTtccatatgttaaaaaaaaaaaatcaaaatgtttaaATCTGTATTAGCCATTTACACATAGTTTTTGTTTTAACTGCCAAAAAGTTTGAGTTAATGGGGATGGGTAGATTTCAAGGAGTTCGGAATACCAGAGAATGTTGGCAAGGGTCTTGGGAGTGTCTGATACCCTTAAAGCATGGACCTAACCCCACTGGGAATTTTGTCAGTGAGTTCCTTGTGTGTCCCTGGGAGAATAGATCCATTTATAGTACCAGTAAGATGAGATGCTTTGGTTTAGAGTTTAACACAAAAAATCAGCCTTTTCTGAaaccttcatttatttattttaatcatagCATTCCCTGCTCCAGCTTTTTCCTTCTGCTCAGTCCCCTCCAGCCTCCTGCCCTGAGAAGCCCTATGAATGCTGTAGGCAATTTCTGTGTATTTCAGCTGCAAAGACATTATTTGTGattatcactttttctttcaAGGTCAAGTAAGAATTTCAGTCCTAAAGGAGAAgggatggggagaagggagaatAGGTTTCCAGCTCCCTTGACTCCTGCTTTGGGTAAAATCCTGGAACTAACCCTCAGCTTGCTTGTCATGTAGTTGAGATTTACAAGTTTAAGAGAACAGTTATGTAATAGGTACAGTCAGGCATGAACCACAAACAAGAACCTGATTTAAGCACGGTGTCAGTGATTGTACACTATTTATAACGGGCCATTGCTCGTAATTCTTTATACATTTGTATAATAATATATCACACCCCTATGCGATCTACAATTTAAGAATAAATTCACTTAGTAAATTTTCACCCTTGATAGTTATGCTCTTCCAGTCTAGATGCATGACAAATTCtgattcactgttttcctgacaCGTACAAATGAGATGAtgtgtttgaaagtatttttaaatgtgacAAGACTTAAGCCTAAAAGATAAACATGAAACGTGGTGTGGTAGGTTTTATCTAGAGTGCTGAGAAAATTTAATAAGtagtaattttttctttcaggggAAATATTCAAAACTTTGGTTTGTTGTAGGGATGTCAGTTTTTGGTGACTTAAGCTGTTTTAAGGGGAAAACGTGAATCGTCACTGAGGTgttctttggttttaattttttgaattgtttttctgaATGCTGGGTGGTGAATCTAGTTTCTCTGCATTTCTTCTTTGTATGTATTCACTCTTAATTATAAATCACACCTGAAATTATGAGACCCTTTCTTATGTGATAACATGTTGGGCTATGGAGTCACATAAACGAGGCTGCAAAAGCATGCAGTTTTCAACTTGAATTGCGAAGCTTTGTTGCAGTGGGCAAGGATCCAGGAATGGTGTTTGGTTGTTTTCTCAGAGTTAGATGGTTGCCATCTGGCAGTGATAGTGAGATGGTGTTGTCATCAGTTTCTAGATGCAGGAAAGGAATGATCCTCATCTGTTTCCTGTGGATAAGCAAGAGGTTGATAATCTAGTAAAATCTTGTTACCTTAAAGAAAGCAGACTTGGAATTTGTTTACATAGTGCTTGCCAGTTCTACTTTTCTGTTAATAATTTAGCTTGTTCGTGAACTTTAGTTTtggaagaatttaaaaatctattttataatGTTCTAATTGAACCTCTTGTTTGAATAGAAACACTCCCCCCATCACCTACACCCTGTGGTCTTGTTTGTATTTATGAGGTATCTTGCTCTTTGGAAGAGcagaaagcttttaaaatttcttctgctCTCGATTGATAGATTGTTTTGAAACACGAAAAAGAGGTTTCACAACCTGTTTTGAAAAGGTCTTGTTTTCCATTTGAATGTCATGTAGACAACAGAAATGAGTGCTCATTTGCTTAGaagatagtttaaaaaaaaactcacctAATATAAAATAGTTACTTTATGGATAACCTGCTAAGTTTATATCTGGCTTTCAggcttgtttgtcttttctttgttaCTCATAAATCTTTCAGCATTTACCATAATCATTTATCACTTTtcctgtttccagtttttcacaaGTTGCTTTGTCTCTGCTCACCTCAAAGTGCAGGTCCTGTTTAGCTAAGGAAGTTCAGGCCGCTGAAGCTTTTGCAAAAGGAAGAAATGGTGGGCCACCTCTTGAACTTTCCAAACAAAATACACTATTAAAATCTGGCCCTTGTGAAACTCTCATTTTTTCTTgatcccagctgagcccagctaCATGTAATATCTAGCAGTACCCTTCTAACATTTAATAATCCATTTTCTGGCCCATGGTATTCGAATCTTTCAGTTATTGAAGAAATCCTGGTTGTCTTTCATTACACAAGACATAATTATTATTgtgttttctgtcttctttcatgtgcttactttttaatatttttttgctGAAAGCAATAAGGTCTATATCAGTAATAACCCCATAGAAGATTTTGGTCCTCAGAATTGcctttttatataaaaacaagcaaaatgcagagggaattttttattaaatattagacATCTGGGTTGACTGCATTAATTTTAAATCATTCCTGtaatatttcctcttttcattTGGTTCTTCAGATGGTCACATAATATGCAAATCATTTTAGAATGAATacaaaagaaacattaaatatattaaaatctgcattttaataaaatagtCAAGTGTAATATATATCTTGCTTCTAAAGAAGAATGATAAAAGGTAATGAAAGGGTAATTTAGACATAGAACTATAAAATATCTTTCTATATTTCACAAACCCATAGAAAGTCAAGGTAGAATAAAAGCTTTTGGGCTCAGATTTTTAAGTGTCCCATTCAgaccttctctcctttttttttttttcctgaaatgttCTCGATGGCCCATCCATCTTGTCGAAATGGCACAGGAAACCCACTCTTGAGTGCTCAGCGTGTGGAATGAACTGTTCCATTGCTTCTTGTTGCAGATGGAGTGGATGTTGAAGATGACCCTACGTGCTCGTGGCCGGCCTCCTCGCCTTCTAGCAAGGACCAGACCTCCCCTAGCCATGGCGAAGGCTGTGATTTTGGAGAGGAGGAAGGTGGCCCCGGGCTTCCATACCCGTGCCAATTCTGTGACAAGTCGTTTAGCCGCCTCAGCTACCTAAAGCACCACGAGCAGAGTCACAGCGACAAACTGCCTTTCAAATGCACCTACTGCAGCAGGCTGTTCAAGCACAAGCGGAGCCGCGATCGTCACATAAAACTCCACACGGGGGACAAGAAGTACCACTGCAGCGAGTGTGATGCTGCCTTCTCCAGGAGCGACCACCTGAAGATCCACTTGAAGACCCACACGTCCAACAAGCCATATAAATGTGCCATCTGCCGCCGGGGCTTCCTCTCCTCTAGTTCCCTCCACGGACACATGCAGGTTCATGAGAGGAACAAGGACGGTTCCCAGTCCGGCTCCAGGATGGAGGACTGGAAAATGAAGGACACTCAGAAGTGCAGCCAGTGCGAGGAAGGCTTTGACTTCCCAGAAGACCTCCAGAAGCACATTGCCGAGTGCCATCCGGAATGCTCCCCGAACGAGGACCGGGCGGCCCTCCAGTGTATCTACTGCCACGAACTGTTTGTAGAGGAGACCTCATTGATGAACCACATGGAGCAGGTGCACAGTGGGGAGAAGAAGAACTCATGCAGCATCTGCTCGGAAAGTTTCCATACTGTGGAGGAGCTGTACAGCCACATGGACAGTCACCAGCAGCCCGAGTCCTGCAACCACAGCAACAGCCCTTCGCTGGTCACTGTGGGCTACACCTCCGTATCCAGCACGACGCCAGATTCCAACCTCTCTGTTGACAGCTCGACGATGGTGGAAGCCGCCCCGCCAATCCCAAAGAGTCGCGGGAGGAAGCGTGCTGCTCAGCAAGCCCCTGACATGACCGGCCCCTCGAGTAAGCAGGCGAAAGTTACCTACAGCTGCATTTACTGCAGTAAGCAGCTGTTTTCGAGTCTGGCAGTTCTGCAGATTCACCTGAAAACTATGCATCTGGATAAGCCAGAACAGGCCCACATCTGTCAGTATTGCTTGGAGGTATTGCCCTCACTGTATAACCTGAACGAACATCTTAAGCAAGTGCATGAAGCTCAGGACGCAGGTCTGATTGTTTCCGCCCTGCCGGCCATCGTCTACCAGTGCAACTTCTGTTCCGAAGTTGTCAACGACCTCAACGCTCTTCAGGAGCATATCCGATGTTCTCATGGGTTCACGAACCCTGCGGCTAAGGATAGTAATGCATTCTTTTGTCCCCATTGCTATATGGGGTTTCTCACTGACTCTTCCCTTGAAGAGCATATAAGACAGGTCCATTGTGACCTCGGTGGCTCCCGATTTGGGTCCCCAGTGCTTGGGACGCCAAAAGAACCAGTAGTAGAAGTCTATTCTTGTTCCTATTGCACAAATTCGCCAATCTTCAACAGTGTTCTTAAGCTGAACAAGCATATCAAAGAGAACCATAAAAACATTCCCTTGGCCctgaattacattcacaatgggAAGAAATCCAGGGCCTTGAGCCCCCTGTCTCCTGTGGCCATAGAGCAGACATCTCTAAAGATGATGCAGGCAGTAGGAGGTGGCCCTCCACGTCCCGCGGGAGAGTATATCTGCAATCAGTGTGGTGCTAAGTACACGTCCCTAGATAGCTTTCAGACTCACCTGAAAACTCACCTTGACACTGTGCTTCCGAAATTGACCTGTCCTCAGTGCAACAAGGAATTCCCAAACCAGGAATCCTTGCTGAAACACGTCACCATTCATTTTATGATCACCTCCACCTATTACATCTGTGAGAGTTGCGATAAGCAGTTCACCTCGGTGGACGACCTTCAGAAACACCTGCTGGACATGCACACCTTTGTCTTCTTCCGCTGCACCCTCTGCCAAGAAGTTTTTGACTCAAAAGTTTCCATTCAGCTCCACCTGGCCGTGAAGCACAGTAACGAAAAGAAAGTCTACAGGTGCACATCCTGCAACTGGGACTTCCGCAATGAGACTGACCTGCAGCTCCACGTGAAACACAACCACCTGGAGAATCAAGGGAAAGTGCACAAGTGCATCTTCTGTGGCGAGTCCTTCGGCACTGAGGTGGAGCTTCAGTGCCACATCACCACTCACAGTAAGAAGTACAACTGCAAGTTCTGCAGCAAAGCTTTCCATGCCATTATTTTGCTGGAGAAACACCTGCGGGAAAAGCACTGCGTGTTTGAGACCAAGACTCCCAACTGCGGGACGAATGGTGCTTCTGAGCAGGTACAGAAAGAGGAGGTGGAGCTCCAGACCTTGCTGAGTAACAGCCAGGAGTCCCACAACAGTCATGATGGGAGTGAAGAGGACGTTGACACCTCTGAGCCCATGTACGGCTGTGACATTTGTGGGGCAGCCTACACGATGGAGACCCTGCTGCAGAACCACCAGCTGCGAGACCACAACATCAGACCCGGAGAAAGTGCCATTGTGAAGAAGAAAGCCGAGCTCATTAAAGGGAATTACAAGTGTAACGTGTGCTCTCGAACCTTCTTCTCCGAAAATGGCCTCCGCGAGCATATGCAGACCCACTTGGGGCCTGTCAAACACTACATGTGCCCCATTTGCGGAGAGCGGTTTCCCTCCCTTTTGACCCTTACCGAACACAAAGTTACCCACAGTAAGAGTCTCGATACCGGCAACTGTCGGATCTGCAAGATGCCTCTGCAGAGCGAAGAGGAGTTTTTAGAGCACTGCCAAATGCATCCTGACTTGAGAAATTCCCTAACGGGATTTCGCTGTGTGGTTTGCATGCAGACAGTGACCTCCACCTTAGAACTCAAAATCCACGGCACATTCCACATGCAAAAGACAGGGAATGGGTCAGCGGTGCAGGCCACGGGCCGTGGCCAGCATGTCCAAAAACTGTACAAGTGCGCCAGTTGCCTCAAAGAATTCCGCTCGAAACAAGATCTGGTGAAACTTGATATCAATGGCCTGCCATACGGTCTGTGTGCTGGCTGCGTGAACCTGAGTAAGAGCGCCAGCCCAGGCATCACCGTCCCTCCCGGCTCAAACAGACCAGGTTTGAGTCAGAATGAGAATCTGAGTGCCgttgaggggaaggggaaggcaggGGGACTGAAGACTCGCTGTTCGAGTTGCAATGTTAAGTTTGAATCGGAAAGTGAACTCCAGAACCACATCCAAACCATCCACAGAGAGCTTGTGCCAGATAGCAACAGCACACAGTTGAAAACGCCACAAGTGTCGCCAATGCCCAGAATCAGTCCGTCGCAGTCAGACGAGGTAAACCTGcctttttaatgtttgctgtTTAACCTCCTCGAGAAACCGTCCCCACTCTATGTTTACACGTTCCTCAGCTTTATTTATTGTCGGGTGCCAAGAGATGCTTAGATTGAAATGCAATGGTTTTTTTCCCACCCCCATAGCCATTAGCTAGCAATTACTTGCTTCTTGATAAGCAGTGTTTTTGGCTTGAATGGTGCAAAATAGGATTAATTCCAGTCTCCCTGGGATATTGTCTTCTCTGTGGCTGAGGAGACCAGCGTTCATGCCAATACCACTGAGATCTGGAATCTCAGCATAGCTTCACCGCGACTTGAAATCCCCAGCTATGACTTTTGTGTATGGCAGACAGATAATGGCGTAAAAGTAAGATACTATGAGCCAACAGGCTGGCttaaagaggaaattacaaagaatatatatatttgtgaacAACAAACTGGGTAGGGGTGGCTTTTTAATACCAAGTTGTCAACACTCACTGCTTTGCTTTGTCTTCTGGgtagtgatgaaaatattttctcacaacagagtttttaaaaagccCCCCATTTATTAAGCACAGCGTGCCCAGGCCTCTGTTCAGAGGCACTGTCCCTGGGTCTTCAGACTCTGGGTTGAGGTGGGAAAATTAATGTTCTCATTTCCTTAGTTGAAGAGTAGTTTCATGTTTCCTTTGCCATGATGAGTGCAAGAAACAAGCTCATTTCAAAAGAAATAGTTTTCTGAGTCGTCGTTCCCTGATGCTGAGTAGAGCCTGGtttattttaatggaattttttaatgctttatcACCTGGTTTCTAAGAGGTCTTTCCACGTCCCTACCTGCCCCTATCTGAAGATCCCATCCAAATGAAAACCCCAGGGGGATTCATTTCCCTTCAGTTTGGGGTCACTGCAGTTTCCTTATCTTGCCTCTGCACTCACACCCTCTTGGGGGCCCCCCCTGCTTCTCCGGGTAGATAGGCATCAGTCAGCTGGTAGGGGGGAGCTGAGAAGACTGAAACCCAGCCCATCCTCCTGAAATGTGGTAAACTCCCGAACTCTGAAGCTGCTCACCCTCTCCCCGCTCCAAGTAAATCTGCccttttctcatttaaataaatgaaatcttttCCAACCAACAAGGACAGCTGGAAGAATATGGTATTGATAATGGCTCATGTGTTGGATCATATAATTTCTTTTGAAACAAGTATTGATAGTTGTTGTCACATGAAATGAGTTCTTTTTTccaactctttattttgaaagtgtttaaacCGATAGAAAAGTTAAAGGAATAACAcaatgaatatatgtgtgtgtgtctccatATCGCAGATTTATTAGGTGTTAGTATTTTGCCGcatttattctctctttgtctctcacatCTTTTTTTATTAACCTGAGCCATGTGAAATTAAGCTGCAGATATCATGGTAACTCctaagaataaagacattttcgtATTTAACCATAATCTCattaaggaaatcaaagaaatggGCTAACGAAATTAAATAAATCCATAATATCATCTACCAGAAGTCCATATCCAGATTCCTCCTGTTGTCCTCAAAATGTCTAACAGCTTTTTTCAAAAGAGAATTCTTAAATTATTTATGGAGAAAACTACTCcctccctcttcttttctttttggctcTGTATTCCTGTTTAATTTAAATAGTgtataaaattgattaaaaatgaCTATATTTGTGTGGTGCTTGTGTGctggtgtgtgtgtatttaaaacCAAGCAAAATCGTGTTCTCTTGTTTCCTGTTAGAGTACGTAAAAGGTATATGCCTATTTCTTCTTCTATGTTCGTAGtttctattttctgttatttcttaATTACTATATGTTATAAAGCTAGTTGAGATGAAATATTTCGGAAATGAAGTAGGGCATATGAATAATGTTTTACTATGTTAATTGGGTTAGAGTTACTTGGTGAGGAAAATGTATGGTTAAGGCATGGTCAAGTCTTTAATTATATGTAAAGTCTTGATGATAATTAGAAAACTTATCTATATCCTGCACtggcataaaatatttaaaatatttttaaaggactcttttatttttgttcttaaaataatgtttttttaagcACTTAGCTAGCTGTCAAACATGAAAAATGACTCTTGATGCACAAGGGTACTTCCCTATGAAACCTGATTAATAAGAGCTTGTAGTGATACTTTTAATTGACTAGATATTAGGATTCAGGTGTAAGTATTTCCTTTTTGCCTCAACAGTTCACTAAGTGGTTcaacattttcttcattgttcctATCACCACTTTTTCCTTTGTtatgctatttaaattaaaaaatgttatgtGCTCACTCCCTTCCTGCTACCCTCTACAGTTAAAAACGCACAGCAGACTGTATGATTTGGGCTTGATGGAGAAAATTATCTCAACATATGTAGAATTTTACAAAAAGAACCTAAAAATAATGAgtcagcaagaaaaagacataggATAAATATTAATTTGTTCACACTCCCTGTTAGCTGAGTTAAGCTTCCATGACTTCTCACTGTTGAGTATTGTGTAAAGTTTTTACCAGATTAGGTGAAAAAGAAGCTGTTATATAAGTGTTTGCCAAATGACAGGTCTATCATGTGGGAatacattttatcacagaaaGAAGTATGACGTGTCTGTCTATTGACTTCAATGTCctaggtaggaattgaaggactTAGCAATGTGGGTggtattttcatctcttcttcttGCTGAGGATTGAGACTTCAGAAGCACAAAGACCACAGGAGATAATAAAAcccagatacatatatatattgtcAAGAACAGGATTAGATTTTTCTGGACCATGACTTACAGCACAGAAACATTTTGGTAGACAGAGGCCTGCATCTCTCCAAGACTGAAAAGAAAGTTATTTCATCAAGACTTGATAACTTGATTAAAagggatttaaatttaaatataaatctaaGGAAGAACAAGTACTATATAAAGCCATACACTTGAACAAATGGGTGGAAGATGGGATATGGGACACTCACAAAAGGACGATAGTGAGTGGCTAATAGTGAGTGGAAAGATTTGGAGCCAAAGACAGAAGATCTGAATGTGAACTCCATTTTTTCTGCTTAACACTTTCTGATTTTGTGAAAAATGTTTTGGTTGTACATTTGCAGAGGAGGctatatattttggataatatATTCTGGGGaacctatttttcctttgttcatcAAAGATTGAGTGTGATAACAAGTTACGCATAAACTGTAGTGATTAAAATCTACAGCCTCGTTTCCACAAATACAGAGATATTTGAGACCGAAGAACGCGGTCATCTAGCTTTTCCCTCACACACGAGTCACTGAGCAGAGTTCCTGACATCTGCTATGTGTTAAATAAATGTTAGTGCTGCTTCTGGAGTGCAGTGCTTTTGACCAAGTGTTGCCTCATCTGGACCTCAGAACGTTGTCTCACATCTTTGAATTTCTATGTGAGATGGTGGAAACGTGTCATTCTTCCTCCATTACTCCTGGACCCTTCAAGGCCAGATTTCTCTGAGGGCCTATTTACCCACACTTCAATtcataccatcaccaccactccaTTGAAATTGCTCGTGCCGAGAGTACTAGTTCTCTCCCGTTGCAGGTGCATGTGCAGTACCACAGAATCAGAACTAGAAGGGAAATGGAAGCCATCTAACTGAGCCGTCTTATTTTATAATCAAAGAAACAGGTCCAGATAAATTGAGATTTGTCTGAGATCACACAACTAGTAGTGGTAGATAAGTCATCTTAACTCTTAGTTCAaggttctcttttcatttttccactGGCACTTTCCTCTAGCTAGTCTGATTTCtgtcctttttgttttctcttgccACTCACTTCTTTAACCCAATTGCAAGGTATCTTCTGCTTCCAGCACTCAGATGCAGCTGCTTAATTGATCAATAAAGCATACTTTTTAGAGCCCTTAGCTTGCTCATTGCTTTACTTGACTGTATAGCCATTCCCTCTTTACTGAACCTGTGTCTGCCCTCCTCATTCCCTCCATACCTCTGCAAATGTTCTGtatccttcttctccttcctagAAGTTAGTGTTCCCTTTTGTTACTCTCACCCTGCCCATCTCGCCATGGACCTCAGTCACACCCAGAGCTTTAACTGCACCTGCATGCTGATGACTCTCCAAATAGCATCTCCTAGGGGCAAAAGGGAACTtttcagggtgatgaaaatgttctgtgtcCTGGTTGCGGTGGTGGTTCATGGCCCTGTACATTTTTTATTGCTTGCCAGATAGCACATAAAATTAGTGAATTTTTTTGTTACGTGAATTgcacctcaataaaactgattaaaacaaaaatctccaTCTCAAACCTCTCCAGTGAGTATCAGATTCCTTTACACAGCTGCCTGCTGGACATAACTATCCACATGTCCCCCATGAACTTCAAACACAGTAGGACCAAAACTGAACCCATcgtcttttctcccttcttttcttatattttctatttcgCTTGTTGATCCATTGATCTCCccagtcttttccttttgttccacAAGTTGTCAAGCCAACTTGATTTCAGTTCATATTTATTTCTTGAATCAATCTCCCCCTCTCCATCCCCTTACCACATTTTAAGTTCAGCCTGTGATCATCTTTCAAGTCTGTCTGTCTCCATGTAGCTGATGGAACTATCATCTAAAACAGAAATCTGACTAGCACGCCCTTCCCTGTTTGAAACCTTTTAGGTTCTCTGCATGTCAGTCCCTATAGATGAGGTAACgatctttttattgtgaaatacagggACATTCAGATTTTGGTCCCTGAATGCAATTTCACCACCTTTATTTTTCACTGTACGCTATAATCGGAAATACTTTAATTCAGATACAAcatattttctctgtgttttgcTTAGGCTGTCCTGTCCCTTCTGCCCAGAATAATCTCGGCCCATCTTGATCGCCTTCCTTCTTCCATGAAGCTTTTTTGGAGATCAACCGCTATAGGAGGGACCACAAACATCTCCCTCCCCCTTGAATGCCCTAGGCATAAAAGATGTAATAAACATTATGTAAAAATTGCTGCAGTATTTTATAATTACCTGTTTACATTAGTGTTCCTTTTTCATGAATTCTTTGGTGTGAGAACTTACTCAGTTCCACATTCCTAGGACAGCGCCAGGCCAGAGCAGGCAAATCTCTCAACGTGTGAATGGCACGGAGCTTGTAACTGGCTGGTAGGTGGCTCTCCTAGAGCCTCTTCCTGTGCATGGCAAGGATAATTTGGGACATCAGGAAAGCTAGTCACCTGGCTTTTTTCACGAATGACGCACCTGGCATAGTGTCGGGAACCTAGGAGGTGGTGAATCAATGTTTGTTTTTCTGAGCCCTTTAAATGTAGGATcactattcatatttttatttggacTTAAAATGTTGTCTCATCATTGTCGAAGATCTGCCATAGATATCATGAGCATGTGCTTGTCTGCTGTCATCATCCCCTCCACTTCCAGGCCTGCTTTCCCAAACAAGCTGTAATTGCTCCTGCCAAGGTTACCAGTGAGCTCCAGATTCCAGAGACAGCTACTTTGTCATCATCTTTTCTATAACCCTGGGCTTCCTATCCCATTCAGAATAAAATCCCAGCCCCTCATCCATTTACAGAGGCAAGCGTAGTCGGGCTGTGGCTGGCTCCTCTAACCTCCTGCAGCAGTCTGTCCTGTGCACTGTGTCCCATTCCCTGTACGTGTCCCCTGACCTCCTGAGCATGGCTCTGCCTCAAAGCCTGGAATGTGCTGCTCCCTCCCTGGGCTGCTCCTCTGAACCAGCCTTGCTGCAACTCTGGCTCTCTCTCATCCTTCTGGTGGTCTCcttcttgggcttt includes:
- the ZNF521 gene encoding zinc finger protein 521 isoform X3 codes for the protein MQVHERNKDGSQSGSRMEDWKMKDTQKCSQCEEGFDFPEDLQKHIAECHPECSPNEDRAALQCIYCHELFVEETSLMNHMEQVHSGEKKNSCSICSESFHTVEELYSHMDSHQQPESCNHSNSPSLVTVGYTSVSSTTPDSNLSVDSSTMVEAAPPIPKSRGRKRAAQQAPDMTGPSSKQAKVTYSCIYCSKQLFSSLAVLQIHLKTMHLDKPEQAHICQYCLEVLPSLYNLNEHLKQVHEAQDAGLIVSALPAIVYQCNFCSEVVNDLNALQEHIRCSHGFTNPAAKDSNAFFCPHCYMGFLTDSSLEEHIRQVHCDLGGSRFGSPVLGTPKEPVVEVYSCSYCTNSPIFNSVLKLNKHIKENHKNIPLALNYIHNGKKSRALSPLSPVAIEQTSLKMMQAVGGGPPRPAGEYICNQCGAKYTSLDSFQTHLKTHLDTVLPKLTCPQCNKEFPNQESLLKHVTIHFMITSTYYICESCDKQFTSVDDLQKHLLDMHTFVFFRCTLCQEVFDSKVSIQLHLAVKHSNEKKVYRCTSCNWDFRNETDLQLHVKHNHLENQGKVHKCIFCGESFGTEVELQCHITTHSKKYNCKFCSKAFHAIILLEKHLREKHCVFETKTPNCGTNGASEQVQKEEVELQTLLSNSQESHNSHDGSEEDVDTSEPMYGCDICGAAYTMETLLQNHQLRDHNIRPGESAIVKKKAELIKGNYKCNVCSRTFFSENGLREHMQTHLGPVKHYMCPICGERFPSLLTLTEHKVTHSKSLDTGNCRICKMPLQSEEEFLEHCQMHPDLRNSLTGFRCVVCMQTVTSTLELKIHGTFHMQKTGNGSAVQATGRGQHVQKLYKCASCLKEFRSKQDLVKLDINGLPYGLCAGCVNLSKSASPGITVPPGSNRPGLSQNENLSAVEGKGKAGGLKTRCSSCNVKFESESELQNHIQTIHRELVPDSNSTQLKTPQVSPMPRISPSQSDEKKTYQCIKCQMVFYNEWDIQVHVANHMIDEGLNHECKLCSQTFDSPAKLQCHLIEHSFEGMGGTFKCPVCFTVFVQANKLQQHIFSAHGQEDKIYDCTQCPQKFFFQTELQNHTMTQHSS